The region ACATTGGACACGGTTATGGTTATGTTGGTTCTGATTCCAATGTGCCTCGTTTCACGTACCGCTTGAAAGCATTCGGAAATCTAAACACGGTCCGATTTGATCGTTGCCGAGAAGCACTAAGCGGCGCTCGTCGAAGTAGGCTATGCGCAAAACTTCGCACTGCTTGCAGCACACTTCGATCACATTGACCAGCTCCGAGAAAGTAATGTCGTTGATGGCCGGGTTGACCGTCGCACACAGTAAAACCTTAGTATTGCGCTTTAATAATTCACGCACGAGCGGTACGATTCCGAGCACAAAGTCAATGCCAGCGTTatcggtgaaaatggtggCACATCGGTGAGGTACACCCTGGAAATGTAAACACAAGAAAAACACAACTTCCAGTACCACAGGTGCTACATCGATATACACCGCTAGGTGCAAAGCCCTGACGAACCTCTATTCTTTCAAGCCAACCGTCCAAATCATCGATGAGCCATGGTCTCTGCTGTATCCGATCGAGGGCCTGCTGGAGGCCAAAACTGCTGTTGGTTTCTAAAATTTGTGTCACAGCCTGAGCCCCCCAGTCGAACATGTTACCTACGGTGAACAGAGGACACGTTACATTCGTACTCAAAAAGTGGTTCGATATACACCGCTTACCTGCTAAGACTCCCCGAATGACTTCCGTCCACTTTTCCCGTATGCATGTCAACTCGTCCAGCTGGGATAGTCGCTGGTTCAACAAATTTACCGAAGCGTCATTTTCAATAGCCTTTTGTTCCTTCCAGGGATCATGAAATCCGTACCTTATCAGCGCACTTTCCACCACTTCGAGCAGATTCCTAATGCCTAGTGTAGAAAAGTTGCTGGAAAGACAAAATCAAATAGTCAGGGCACTTGGATCTGTTTTCGCCTCTCTCGCATTCGTTACCCTTTGCCGTTCTTAAGTTTGTTAAACTCCTCCACACAATGGTGCCGGAACTGCTCCGCTCGAACCTTCGCTGTCTCGTCCTTTGGTTGGCTGTTCAATGCTTGCCGTTCGAACTTGAGCAGCATCTGAGTGAAGCAGGCGAACCAGTAGCGCTGCGCCTCCTGATCCTGGTACAGATCAAGGGTATCGGGAGTGTAATTTGCGGCATCCGCTAGCAACGTGCAGGGCGCAAATTCTCCCCCCGGCTCGGCGTAGCTGTTGGTCCTGTTTTGCATGGTCATTTTTGCACGGAACCGCTTTTCACTGTAGCTGCAcctgatttttccttttcttgctGCACACGGCGTCTATCACCATCAACCCCTAAacaatgctgatgctgccacgAAGACGTTGGACAACAGAGTTAGGAACACTGCTGCGCCCTTGCTGCTAGGCCTGGCCGCAAGAATAACGCACTCATTCCTATTGTTTTGTTGCGGGTACGGAACGCAGGATATCTTTCTCGAAACCAGCTGAGCCCTTTTTTCACAGGTAGAGCGAATTTCAGTAACGCCAGGACTTGACGtctgagcaaaaaaaaacacaagagaaGGGCtgccaaaatcgaaatcaaaaatTGAAACGGTTTGCTCTTTTGGCAACCAGGCCCCGCcgattattattttaaaattttttgtgtttaatttgTGTTCAAGTTATTCAAACAGGTCATGTTATTTGCAAGAATAGACACAACTCATACCGTTCAGCGGACACTGCCATCCTCCTCCATGGTGACAGGCTGGCAATCAGATCTTCGCTAATCTTACATGTGTAAACCCGTATCCGCAGGAATTCGCTGATAACGCGATATGCGATAAACAGTGCACCTTGTAAATTAACATTGTTTGCCTTTTATCTTTACTCCGCCGCTACTTCGTCGTAATAAATTGGAGCGACCACCCATCCACATAATGGCGGTATTAGAAAACAGTACTAATGAGTGGCAGAGTATATTTCTTTTCACTTACACTATCCGTGCCCACCTAACACTACCCAAATCCTAATGGCTCACAGAGAATCCTACAGAGTCTCTGTTGTCTGCTTTAAAGCTTGTACATAATTTAATGGAATGATGCCGGAACTTTTCCGGTCCATTGAAGCGGCCAACACCCACCCAGTATTGAGCAGATGCCTGTCCAGTTGAATTTGCTTTGGTGCTAGTAGCAGCATTTGTCCACTGCGGATTGTCAATTCCTGAGGGTTGGAAGCATCGAAGTTATGCAGCACTTGCACTTCCAACGGATTGCTCCACTGTTTAGGGTCAGCCGACACT is a window of Anopheles aquasalis chromosome 2, idAnoAquaMG_Q_19, whole genome shotgun sequence DNA encoding:
- the LOC126569139 gene encoding 4'-phosphopantetheine phosphatase; amino-acid sequence: MTMQNRTNSYAEPGGEFAPCTLLADAANYTPDTLDLYQDQEAQRYWFACFTQMLLKFERQALNSQPKDETAKVRAEQFRHHCVEEFNKLKNGKGNFSTLGIRNLLEVVESALIRYGFHDPWKEQKAIENDASVNLLNQRLSQLDELTCIREKWTEVIRGVLAGNMFDWGAQAVTQILETNSSFGLQQALDRIQQRPWLIDDLDGWLERIEGVPHRCATIFTDNAGIDFVLGIVPLVRELLKRNTKVLLCATVNPAINDITFSELVNVIEVCCKQCEVLRIAYFDERRLVLLGNDQIGPCLDFRMLSSELCAAIERNGVDLLIIVGMARALHTNLNAKFTCEAFKLAVVKNEWLANRLGGETFSVVCKYES